The following coding sequences lie in one Synechococcales cyanobacterium T60_A2020_003 genomic window:
- a CDS encoding chromophore lyase CpcT/CpeT, whose translation MTHPTDIATLARWMAADFSNQEQAFANPPFFAHIRVCMRPLPNPAVPGVNFLVEQAYDFMLNSPYRIRVLNLVNTGDRLEIENYNLKDEKDFYGASRDLARLSQLTRDRLEKMPGCNMVVDWTGSSFRGMVQPGKACMVERKGQMTYLDSEFEINDVLFTSLDRGRDPQTDEQVWGSVAGPFEFVRWQSFADEITV comes from the coding sequence ATGACGCATCCCACGGATATCGCCACCTTGGCACGCTGGATGGCTGCCGACTTTAGCAATCAAGAACAGGCCTTTGCTAACCCTCCGTTTTTTGCCCACATCCGCGTGTGTATGCGCCCGTTGCCCAATCCTGCTGTCCCGGGTGTCAATTTTTTGGTCGAGCAAGCCTACGACTTTATGTTGAATTCGCCCTATCGCATTCGGGTGCTCAATCTCGTCAATACGGGCGATCGCCTTGAGATTGAAAACTACAATCTCAAAGACGAGAAGGATTTCTACGGTGCGTCCCGGGATCTGGCTCGGCTCAGCCAACTAACGCGCGATCGCCTGGAAAAAATGCCGGGGTGCAACATGGTCGTAGACTGGACCGGCAGCAGCTTTCGGGGCATGGTGCAGCCGGGAAAGGCGTGTATGGTTGAGCGCAAAGGCCAAATGACCTATCTAGACAGTGAATTTGAAATTAACGACGTGCTGTTTACCAGTCTTGACCGGGGACGCGATCCCCAAACCGATGAGCAAGTCTGGGGTTCGGTAGCGGGGCCGTTTGAGTTTGTGCGTTGGCAGAGTTTTGCGGATGAAATTACCGTTTAG
- a CDS encoding NINE protein, protein MATTTRPSQSKAITLYQPNRVDTSYLLWVVAFVLPVAGLHRFYNKKYASGLLWFCTWGVFGIGQVLDLFFIPGMVEEHNLKQQLRLGLSPYGHPLAQHATVQQVVDVPAPPTEEEKMLKLLKAAQQREGTISVTQAVLDTEMSFGDVEETLKQMVKMGYVQVANDLETGIVIYHFTEL, encoded by the coding sequence ATCCCAATCGAAGGCGATTACCCTCTATCAGCCCAACCGAGTGGATACCTCCTATCTGCTCTGGGTGGTTGCGTTTGTTTTACCCGTGGCGGGTCTCCACCGCTTCTATAACAAGAAGTATGCCTCTGGTCTGCTGTGGTTCTGTACCTGGGGCGTGTTTGGCATTGGGCAAGTGCTGGATTTATTTTTTATTCCCGGCATGGTAGAAGAGCATAATTTGAAGCAACAGCTTCGCCTGGGACTGTCACCCTATGGCCATCCCTTAGCCCAACACGCCACGGTACAGCAGGTGGTGGATGTACCCGCCCCTCCTACCGAAGAAGAGAAAATGCTGAAGCTTTTGAAAGCCGCTCAGCAGCGGGAAGGGACGATTTCGGTGACCCAGGCGGTACTGGATACCGAAATGAGCTTTGGGGATGTGGAGGAGACCCTGAAGCAGATGGTGAAAATGGGATATGTGCAGGTTGCTAACGATCTAGAAACCGGAATTGTGATTTATCACTTTACAGAGTTGTAA